TCCTAAATGAATTTCCTTAAATTCTTAAGATCTTTTGCAGGAAATTTTTTGAATAAAAAGTATGTTATTCGTCTTTAGTAATATTAGAAGGTATTTACATACTTTTTGTTGGATGCAAACGGATACCTGGAAACTTGCAATAGGCGGACTAACGGTAATATTTCCGTTAATCTATTTTCTACCTAGCTCATCTTCTGGAATGATGGAAGCGGACAGAAGCCTTCCGGAATTTTGGTTAAATGAAGGAGATGGTAAAACTACAGATTTACGCAAGACTCTAAGCGGGAAAGAAAATCTGGTCTATTTCGGATATCTAAGTTGCAAGACTGTTTGTCATGGCAGTTTGAAAAAATTGAAAAATCTCATTTCGGCAAAAAGTAATCTAAGACTAGTATTCGTAAGTTTAGATCCAGAATTTGATACTGAAGAACGTTTTGAAAAATATTTTTCCGATCTAAAAGCAGAGACTAAATTTATTCGATTAGAATCAAGGGGTAGGGCTTTCTTACTTGCCAGGCTTTTCGGGAGCATGGTGTTTTCTTCAGATACAAATGGAGATATAGAACATCCTGATTCCGTCTTTTGGGTCAATTCTCAAGGAAGGATCAAAGGATTAATTTCCGAATTTGATAAACATTGGGATCAGAATCCAAATGAACTTATAAAATTCATAAGCAACGAAAAAGAACAAAAGTCCCAAATTAATTAAGCGATTCATAATAAACGAAAATACAAACCGGGGATCGTTTGAAAGATCTAATCCCCAAAAACCCGAAAATTGAACCTATAAATAAAATCCCTCCGGGAAAAAATATGAATCAGCTCCATTACAAACAAAATATACAAGATTTAGCCAGGCTGAAATTCAAGGAAGAGACGACAAAAGTAGATCGTTTCTTCTACATCCTTCTCTTAGCCCATATTCCTTTTGCATTCTTATTATCTTTAGAATATGGAACCTGGAAGTTCGTGCTAAAGTCTTCCATGGTAATCGTAATACTTTCCACCATCGGTTTTTCCTTCTTAAGGGGGTCATATTTATTAAGGATCTTAAACGCCGTACTCATTATGGCTTGGTCTGGGATACTGATCCAGTCCCAGTTTGGAAGGATAGAGATGCATTTTCATGTCTTCGTTGCGTTGGCTTTTCTTCTCTATTATAGAGACTGGAAAACACTTCTACCCGGAGCATTATATATCGCGGTCCACCATGGCTTATTGTCCTTATGC
Above is a genomic segment from Leptospira johnsonii containing:
- a CDS encoding SCO family protein; translation: MLFVFSNIRRYLHTFCWMQTDTWKLAIGGLTVIFPLIYFLPSSSSGMMEADRSLPEFWLNEGDGKTTDLRKTLSGKENLVYFGYLSCKTVCHGSLKKLKNLISAKSNLRLVFVSLDPEFDTEERFEKYFSDLKAETKFIRLESRGRAFLLARLFGSMVFSSDTNGDIEHPDSVFWVNSQGRIKGLISEFDKHWDQNPNELIKFISNEKEQKSQIN